CTCCGGACGGCAGACCAGCGTGAACTCCGTCTTGCCGGGATCCCGGCGCGCAGCGATGGCGCGATCATATTTCGCCTTGGCGCCCTGCAGGGATGCGACCGGCCCGATGCACGTCTGGCCGTTGCCCTGCGCGGCTTCCTCGATATGGCGGGACCAGTCGACGGGAAGCTCGAGAAGGCGAAGCGTGTGACCCGTGGGCGCGGTGTCGAAGATCACGTGGTCGAACTCCGTGTCCCCGAGAAAGTCGGTGAACCGGTCGAACGAGGCGATCTCGACCGTGCAGGCGCTCCGGAACTGTTCCTCGAGAACCTTCATGGCATCCGGAGGAAGGACGGCGCGCAAGGGCGCCAGCGCGCGTTCTCCGTACTCCTTTGTGGCGGAATCCGGATCGATCTCGAGCGCGAACAGGTTCGGCGCGATCTCCGTGACCCGGTTTCCGATGGAGCGTTCGAAGACGTCGGCCAGGTTGCTGGCCGGGTCCGTGGAGACGATCAGGGTCCGTTTCCCCGCCTCGGCCGTTCGCACAGCCGTGGCCGCCGCAAGGGTGGTTTTTCCCACCCCTCCCTTGCCGGAAAAGAACGTGTATTTGTGCATGAGACGCTGTACCCCCTTCATCAATATGCGGACATGCGTCGCTTCCCCACCTGACGACTCACCCGCAGCGACCGCCGCGGCCGGGGGGGCATCACCCACCCGGGGCGGGCGTTCCCCCTCCGCCCCCTACGGAGAAGCCGAAGAGTTGCTGCTCCACCTTCGCGCTGCCGCACACCGGACAGCGGGGCTTCCACTCTTCCTTCTCCCGGATGGACATATGGATCTCGAACGGACGGCCGCAGGCGCGGCACAGGTAGGCGTAGGTCGGCATCTACATACCCTCCCGGGTGATCTGGTCGTACGTCGGGTATTTCCCCTTGCAGACGACCTTCCCGTCGAGCAGGGCGACCGGAAGGACCTCCTGCCCCTCGCGGGTCAGCAGTTCGACCACCG
The genomic region above belongs to bacterium and contains:
- a CDS encoding zinc ribbon domain-containing protein gives rise to the protein MPTYAYLCRACGRPFEIHMSIREKEEWKPRCPVCGSAKVEQQLFGFSVGGGGGTPAPGG